The stretch of DNA CAGTTTTATGTGGCCAACGGCAAACTTTCCTGCCAGCTTTATCAGCGCAGTGCAGACGTATTTCTAGGCGTGCCGTTCAACATTGCTTCTTACTCACTACTAACGCTAATGATTGCACATGTCACCCATCTTGAACCCGGAGAATTTATCCACACCTTTGGAGACGTACATCTGTATCTGAATCATATTGAGCAGGCACAAGAGCAGCTTACCCGCAAACCCAAACCACTGCCCAAAATGTTGTTAAATGAAAAGGTAAAATCCATTTTTGACTTTACGTATGCGGATTTTCACCTGACCAACTATGACCCGCATCCGCACATTCCGGCAAAAGTGGCCGTATAGGGCAGAAGCCACTGAACCATGATTGCCCTCATTCTTGCTGTCAGCGAAAACCAGGTTATTGGTAAGGATAATAAGCTGCCCTGGCATCTGCCGGCTGATATGAAGCACTTTGTGCAGTTAACCAAAGGACATGTTGTAATCATGGGCAGAAAAACCTTTGAATCTCTGCAAAAGCCTTTGCCCGATCGCATCAACCTGGTGGTTACACGGCAGCATGATTTTCATGCACCCGGAACCATTATTTGCCATTCCCTTGAAGAAGCCCTTCAAAAAGCTGCGCATTATGAATCCAAAGATATTTTTATTATTGGCGGCAGTGAAATTTATCGGCAAAGCCTCCCCCTCGCTGACCGCATTTACCTTACCCGCATACATCACCAGTTCGAAGGAGATACTTTTTTTCCTGACCCTGACCCGCAGCAATGGCAAATTGTCTCCCGTGCCTTCCATCTCCCGGATGAAAAAAATCCATATCCTTATACTTTTATTACCTACGCAAAAATTAAATGATAACGAGCCGGCTTATCTTTATTTAAAAATAAATAGATGAACCCAGATAGATACATTGTCGTCCTCGTGTGTATTCTCGCTGCCTTTTGCAATTCCTGTGAAAAGTATTTTGACAACCGTGAAGTGCTTACGTCTCAGAATCATGCGCTGGCAGAATGCACTTTTCTGTTTGCTGCCCATAGTGCATTGACTGCGGTGAGCCCGGAAGGTGCATTACTGCACAACAACTGCTTTATGCCGGTGAGCAATGGAAACATGGTGAGCATTGATTTTGGCTACCCGGGTTGCGAGGGGCTAATGCAGATGCCGGCCAGTGGCAAAATAGATGTAGAGTTGCGAGCCGACACCATGATTCTCACGTTCAAGAATTTTCTTCTCAAAGGATATGCCCCGGACGGTACGGTATGGCTGATTAATGAAGGCTTGAACAATCAGGGCAATCCGGTTTACCATATGTTGGTCAAAGACGGCACCCTGACAGCTACACGCGAACAATCCGGTGAGGAATATCAGCTAAAGTGGAGTTGCGACTATTATCTGGAGCGTGTGGATACCGGGGCATCGTCCCTTTCAACCGATGACATGTATAAGATCACAGGGCACGCATCAGGCGTCAATCAGGAAGGGAGAAGCTTTGAAGCTACAATTGAACAGGCACTTCAGAAATTTGTAAACTGTCGCTGGGTTGGCAGCGGAATCAGCCGCATCCGGCCAGAAGGATTAAGAACGCGCCAGCTCAATTACGGCTCAGCATGCAGTACCACCGCTAACTGCTGTGATAATTATGCAAGGGAAGAAGACATGCCCTGGGCTGATCCTACCGTGTTAATGAAATAAAAACCGCTTAGGCCCCTCTCTAACCCGGTCCTTATCCAAATACCTATGCCGGCCGCCACTAAGCCTGAGCCGTTGGGCCGCCAAAATTCATAGGAATACCTACTGAA from Chitinophagales bacterium encodes:
- the dfrA gene encoding dihydrofolate reductase, producing the protein MIALILAVSENQVIGKDNKLPWHLPADMKHFVQLTKGHVVIMGRKTFESLQKPLPDRINLVVTRQHDFHAPGTIICHSLEEALQKAAHYESKDIFIIGGSEIYRQSLPLADRIYLTRIHHQFEGDTFFPDPDPQQWQIVSRAFHLPDEKNPYPYTFITYAKIK